A window of Brevibacillus sp. DP1.3A genomic DNA:
GACACCGCCTATCCCTTATCAATGGCGTACCGGTATGTATCGAATGGACGATGAAGGCTGTGGTCGAACCAGGCAGAACAGTTGGAGTCCTAGCGCGCATGATGTGAATTAACACAATGCATGCACTCTGATAACAATCAGGAGTGAGTGGCGGCGATATGGTACGGGGAGACATTGCGCGAAAGCGGATTTTCTGCTGATCGTCGCTGTTTGTCGTATTGTATGGTCGCACTCATGTGGATCATTGACCATTCTGCCTGGATGAGAAGCTGAGCGCGATCGATTCATTGAACACAAGGAACAGGGTTTGACTACAAAATGACTTTTCATGCATTGTTCCGTGTGCTTCAAAACAGCAACGTCAGGAGGTGGGTATGACCTTGAAAAAAGATAAAGTAATCGTTTCTCAAACATTTGTGAGAAGTAATTGCATGAAGTGTGTCTGGGGCAAGGATACCGGCAACGTCATTCACTGCCTCCGGATGCCATGCGTGAAAATTGGTCATGCCGTTAAGGGCATGAAGGCGTTATGAAGGGAGAGATTCGATTGAATACTCCAGAGCTGCCAAGCTATGATCGGGTAAAAAACTACGTACTCCATTTGGGAAAGCACGACTCAGCTATTAGTGTGATGGCAATTAGACAGCATTTCAAAATCAGCACGCCCGACGCAGCACGCTTTGTAATACAACTAGAGAACGATGAAGTGATAAGCAGGTTTGTAGGTGGAGAAGGTCGGAAGCTACTTAATAAGAAGGAGCAAAGCTGATGTATTGTTGTCCTGGTTGCTTGGTGACAATTGAAAATCGTGAGGAGCTGTTCAAACACCTTGATGAGTGCAACCAAGACGACGCCAAAACAATTTTAACTGGAGAGGATGATCCACATGGTAAAAGCCATTATGAACTTGTTTCGGAAGAGTGCAACAAAGAAGAAGCTTGAACCAAACAGCGGGGCCGACATCTACATGAATCCAGCACCGAAATTGAGTCGAGCGGAGAGACGGAGAATTTGGAAGGAGTCCTGGACGTTATACAATCATGACGGATCGGGGTATTAGGTAGCAGATAAAATTTGCGTCCGATAATAGGTATTATGGTAAACAGGTGGTCAAAACCCGATTTTCAGCCGTTTTCGACGATTATCCGCGATTACGGCTTTTTTCTTTGTAGCAAATAAGCATAAAACGTCCACCGAGCGTGGACAAAACGGAGTAAACAGGGGTGGATGTACGATCTCCCGTTTTCTCCGTTTTTCTTTTATTCTCGTAAATGAAAATGAGCATGTTCGAGGTGGTGATAATGAATTTTGTCCAGCCGATCCGAGACCAAGAGATCATCGATGGCATCAAGATTCATCTGAAGGAAACGAACCCACGCAATTACATCCTTTTTGTTGTAGGCATTTATACAGGGCTGCGTATTTCAGATATTCTGCAACTCAAGGTCGGAGATGTGAAGAAGGACCGTATCAGTTTGCGGGAAACGAAAACCCAGAAATTAAAGAGCATGGCCATCCATCCCAAACTAAAGGCGATACTCAAATCATACCTGGTTGATAAGCAGGACCACGAATATTTGATCAAAAGTCGAAAAGGCAAGAATAAGCCGATCAAGCGAGAGATGGCCTACAAGATTTTACGGGCTGTTGCCGACGAGTTTGATCTTGAGAGTATCGGCTGCCACACCATGAGGAAAACATTTGGCTATCATTTTCACAAACAAACGAATAACAGTGAAATGCTCAGGGAGATTTTCAACCACTCTGATGTGAGCATTACTCGGAAATACATCGGGGTTGAACAGGACACAATCGATGAAGCTATCTTCAAGCTCAAGATCTAAATGACCTTCTTTGAATAAATGTTTCATTCGAAATGATTATGTACTGAAAACCTAGACAGGACAAGGTTTTGAAACAGCTCGATCAATGAAACACTCTATTTAGATATGTGTCATTCAATAAATATGCATTAGTCATACGAAATGCAGAGAAACAAGGCGAAAAAACATGATAAAAACGCAGTCATATCAAAGGGTGTATCTATTCAATCGGAGATGTATATTTATGCGTTTTGAAGGTGGTCACTTATGAGCAGATACAAGAAAGAAACCAAGCCATTCTACAGAAGCAGAGCATGGTTGAAGTGTAGGGAGTATGTTCTGCTCAGAGATAACCATTTGTGCCAGCAATGTTTGAAGAAAAACAAACTGACAGCGGCAAACACGGTTCACCATCTCAAGCCATTGGATGAGGCGCCAGAGCTGGCGCTAGATACAGACAACCTGGAGAGCATCTGTCCTGCATGCCACAACAAGGAGCATCCTGAGAAAGGGAGCGGGAAGCGGGAGCCAGAGAAGAAGCACAAGGCTGCTGTAATCAAAACCAGAATGAACGAAGAGGTGTGGTGAGAGCGGGGCATGCCTGATGATAGCCCCCCTGGCATCAAAGCTGGAAGGCTGATCTCTGGAGACCGGCTCGGCTCCTTCGTTTGCAACGCGGACAATTTTTCATGAAAGGGGGGTATCCGAAATGGCAATACCGACATCGAAAGTCATTCGAGATTATTTGGGCGACGATTATAAAGAATCTGATGAGGAACTTATCAAGCTGTATGTCGAGACGCACCAATTTTATCGACGTCTGCAAAAAGAAGTAAAACAATCAGATCTCATGTACGAGTACACGAACAAAGCCGGAGCGCAGAACATGGTCAAAAACCCTCTATCGATCGAATTGACTAAAACAGTTCAGACGCTGAACAATCTGCTGAAGTCATTGGGGTTGACTCCTGCGCAACGTAAAAAGGTTGTGAATGGTGATGACGACGACTTCGACGATTTTTAATGAACATGGAACCATTCATGCATTATCGAACCCGTCGCCAGAACTCCTTACGAACTGGTACGCTGAACAAGTTGTCAAAGGAAAAATCATTGCTGGACAAAAAGTGAAGCTGGCTTGTCAACGTCATTTAAATGATCTGAAGCGGTCTGAAGATGAATCATTTCCCTACGTATTCGATTTGGCAATGGGACATAGGCCAATCCGATTTATTGAAAAATACTGCAAACCATCAAAGGGAAATTTCAAGCAGCTGGTATTACAGCCCTGGCAACATTTTATTCTAGGGAACCTGTTTGGCTGGGTTCATAAGGAAACAAGGCTCAGACGATTTAAAGAGGGGTTCGTTTTTGTCGGTAGGAAGAACGGCAAAACAACAAAGATTTCAGGCGTCTCTCTTTATGGAGTCAGCAAAGATGGAGAAAATGGCGCTGACATACCTTTGTTAGCCAACTCCATGAAGCAGGCGCGGTTGTTGTTTGACGAAGCGCAAGCGATGATCAAAGCGTCTCCAAAACTCAAAAAACGGTTCCGTACATTAAGAGACGCCATTCACTACGACAAGGCATTTTCCAAAATTGAACCACAGGCATCTGACTCGGAAAAATTGGATGGATTGAATACGCATATCGGTATATTTGATGAAATACATGAGTACAAGGATTACAAATTGATAAACGTCATCAAAAACTCGCGTGGTTCAAGGGACCAGCCTTTACTAATTTACATTACAACAGCCGGATACCAGTTAGATGGCCCTCTGATCAACTACTATGAACAAGGCGATGACGTTTTGAACGGCGTTATTACGGATGAGCGAACATTCTATTTTCTCGCTGAATTGGATGATGAAGAAGAGTTTGATAAGCCAGAAACATGGATTAAGGCAAACCCGAACCTCGGTGTATCCATTAAATTATCCGATATGGTTGAGGACTGGGAAAAAGCGAAACGAACTCCTTCTGAGCGAACAGACTTCATTACAAAAAGGTTCAATAAGTTCGTCAACGGTTCAGAAGAGTCGTTTCTGGATTATGAGACGATCAAGAAGAATGACAAGGAACGAAACCCAACAGACTTTGCCAGCATTCCTTGTGTTGGTGGGTTTGATTTGTCGGATACAGAGGACTTCACCAGCGCTTGCTTGGAATTCCCACTTGTCGATACTGGAGAAGTGTTCGTTATTGAGCATTCATGGGTTCCGATGAGAAAGGTCCTGGAGGGTAACGAAAAGATCCCGTACCGGGAGTATGAAGAGCTTGGTTTGCTCACAATCATTCCTGGTGATTACGTAAAAAAAGAGTACGTGTTTGACTGGTTTGTGGAGCAATCGAAGCGATTTATCATTGAAAAGATCACTTATGACCCGGCAAAAGCGTTTGGATTGATAGAGTCACTAAACAATTATGGGTTCGCAACTGAAGTGGTCCGTCAAGGCTATTTGACACTGGGTCCGGCTGTCGACGACATGAAAGAGCGATTTCTGGATGGGAATGTAATCTTCAACAACAACCGCCTTTTTCGGTGGTACATCAATAATGTGAAGATGGTCGAGGACCGTAATCGCAACAAAATACCAACCAAAGTGGGTCGCTACCGTAAAATTGACGGGTTTGCGGCCTTTTTGAATGCTCACACCGAGATTATGAAAAAATTCGTTAAGGTGCAAGGAGACGGTAACGTGGAATTCGTTTCAGTGAATGATTTATTCAAACGGTGAGGGGAGGTGAGAATTTGAAATGGTTTGACCGTTTGAAAGCTTCAGCTAAAGCGGCTATTTCCGGATGGAAAGGGGAAGGCTTTGACTTCTCATCATGGTTAGGACGCCGCTTTTGGGGAATTGATAATTCGAAATTAGCAACTAACGAGACGATTTTCAGCATTATCTCTCGTTTGGCAAATACTCTTTCTTCTTTGCCACTGAAACTACACAAAAATTTCGAAACAGAAATGAATCAGACAGCTGATCTACTCATCAACAATCCAAATCCCAATATGTCTGGTTTTGACCTGATAAATAAATTGGAAGTCTCCAGGAACGAAACCGGAAATGGATATGCGGTAATTGAGC
This region includes:
- a CDS encoding terminase large subunit, with protein sequence MTTTSTIFNEHGTIHALSNPSPELLTNWYAEQVVKGKIIAGQKVKLACQRHLNDLKRSEDESFPYVFDLAMGHRPIRFIEKYCKPSKGNFKQLVLQPWQHFILGNLFGWVHKETRLRRFKEGFVFVGRKNGKTTKISGVSLYGVSKDGENGADIPLLANSMKQARLLFDEAQAMIKASPKLKKRFRTLRDAIHYDKAFSKIEPQASDSEKLDGLNTHIGIFDEIHEYKDYKLINVIKNSRGSRDQPLLIYITTAGYQLDGPLINYYEQGDDVLNGVITDERTFYFLAELDDEEEFDKPETWIKANPNLGVSIKLSDMVEDWEKAKRTPSERTDFITKRFNKFVNGSEESFLDYETIKKNDKERNPTDFASIPCVGGFDLSDTEDFTSACLEFPLVDTGEVFVIEHSWVPMRKVLEGNEKIPYREYEELGLLTIIPGDYVKKEYVFDWFVEQSKRFIIEKITYDPAKAFGLIESLNNYGFATEVVRQGYLTLGPAVDDMKERFLDGNVIFNNNRLFRWYINNVKMVEDRNRNKIPTKVGRYRKIDGFAAFLNAHTEIMKKFVKVQGDGNVEFVSVNDLFKR
- a CDS encoding site-specific integrase produces the protein MNFVQPIRDQEIIDGIKIHLKETNPRNYILFVVGIYTGLRISDILQLKVGDVKKDRISLRETKTQKLKSMAIHPKLKAILKSYLVDKQDHEYLIKSRKGKNKPIKREMAYKILRAVADEFDLESIGCHTMRKTFGYHFHKQTNNSEMLREIFNHSDVSITRKYIGVEQDTIDEAIFKLKI
- a CDS encoding P27 family phage terminase small subunit: MAIPTSKVIRDYLGDDYKESDEELIKLYVETHQFYRRLQKEVKQSDLMYEYTNKAGAQNMVKNPLSIELTKTVQTLNNLLKSLGLTPAQRKKVVNGDDDDFDDF
- a CDS encoding HNH endonuclease is translated as MSRYKKETKPFYRSRAWLKCREYVLLRDNHLCQQCLKKNKLTAANTVHHLKPLDEAPELALDTDNLESICPACHNKEHPEKGSGKREPEKKHKAAVIKTRMNEEVW